A region from the Aegilops tauschii subsp. strangulata cultivar AL8/78 chromosome 5, Aet v6.0, whole genome shotgun sequence genome encodes:
- the LOC109749136 gene encoding succinate dehydrogenase subunit 8A, mitochondrial, whose protein sequence is MIYRSWSLLSSTVAIWGGAAAAGLAVVSLSGGKEKFQDYLCREGDRLRRQDRATMASAN, encoded by the exons ATGATCTACCGGAGCTGGTCGCTGCTCTCGTCGACGGTGGCGATCTGGGGCGGTGCCGCCGCCGCAGGGCTCGCCGTCGTCTCCCTCTCTGGCGGCAAG GAAAAGTTTCAGGACTACCTGTGCCGCGAAGGCGATAGGCTGAGGCGGCAGGACAGGGCCACCATGGCCAGCGCCAACTAA